In Pseudomonas sp. Q1-7, the genomic window GTGGGCGCGGGCGTGGCCCTGGCCTGGTCGGCCCTGGGCTGGCGCCTTGGCCGCCGGCATGAGCAGACAACAACCCCGCAGGAGGTCCAACCATGAGAACCGGCATCACCCGCGCCGAATTCCTCCGCCTCAGCGCAAGCGCGGCGCTGTTCGCCATGAGCCCCTTCGCCCTCGGCGCGCAAACGAGCAGCGCGCCCCTGCGCCGCCGCCCCATTCCCTCCAGCGGCGAAGCGCTCCCGGTGGTCGGCGTCGGCACCTACCGGGGCTTCGACATTGCCCGCAACGACGCCGAGGCCTGGGCCGACTGCCGCCAGGTGCTCGAAGCACTGTTCGCCGCCGGCGGCTCGGTGATCGACAGCTCGCCCATGTACGGCCAGGCGGAAGAAGCGGTGGGTGGCTTGCTCACCGAACTCAAGGACCACGCGCGGGCATTCGTCGCCACCAAGGTCTGGACCCAGGGCCGCCAGCAGGGCGTGAAGCAGATGCAGCAATCCATGGCGCTGTTGCAGCGCTCGCGCATCGACCTGATGCAGGTACACAACCTGGTGGACTGGCGGGAACACCTGATCACGCTGCGGCAATGGAAGGACGAAGGCGTAATTCGCTACCTGGGCGTCACCCACTACACCGCCAGCGCCTACGACCAGTTGGAGAAGGTGCTGCGGGCCGAGCACCTGGATTTCCTGCAGATCAACTACTCGGTGAGCGACCGCGAAGCCGAGCAGCGCATCCTGCCCCTGGCGCGCGAGCGCGGCGTGGCGGTGCTGATCAACCGCCCCTTCGGTGGCGGCAGCCTGCTACGTACCTTGCTGCAGCGGCCACTGCCCGAATGGGCCGGCGACTACGCCTGCACGAGCTGGCCACAACTGCTGCTGAAGTTCTGCCTGAGCCACCCGGCGGTGACCTGCGTGATCCCCGGTACCGGCAACCCCCGCCATATGCTGGACAACCTCCAGGCCGGACGGGGAATGGAAGCGGACCAGGCGTTCCGCGAACGCCTGATCCAATCGGTATGACGCTCCGCTTCTCGTAGGGTGGATGTCGCTCTTTACATCCACCAGCGGGGCCAGGCTCGGCACCGATGGTGGATCGATAAAGCGTGATCCACCCTACGAAACCACTCGCCTTCAGGCGGAGAAACCGCCATCGATCATCAGGTTGGCGCCGGTGATGTAGCCCGCCTCCGGGCCTGCGAGGTAGGCCACGAAGCTGGCGATCTCCTCGGCCTGGCCGTAGCGCGGCAGGGCCATGATCTGCTTGAGGGACTCGGCGAACTCGCCCTGGTCGGGGTTCATGTCGGTATCCACCGGCCCCGGCTGCACGTTGTTCACGGTGATGCCGCGCGGGCCCAGGTCGCGGGCCAGGCCTTTGGTGAAACCAGCCACCGCCGCCTTGCTCAGGGCGTACACCGAACCGCCTGCGAAGGGCATGCGCTCGGCGTTGGTGCTGCCGATGGTGATGATGCGGCCGCCCTCGCCCATCACGCGGGCGGCTTCCTGGCTGGCGATCACCACGCTGCGCACGTTCACCGCCAGGGTGCGGTCCAGATCGTCGATGCTGAACGCCTCGATGGGCGCCACGGCCAGCACGCCAGCGTTGTTCACCAGGATGTCGAGGCGGCCGAAGGTTTCCACCGTGTGGCGGATGGCGGCGCGGATGGCCTGCTCGTCGCGGCTGTCGGCCTGGAGGGCGATGGCGCGGCCGCCAGCGGCTTCGATGGCGCGGACCACGTCGAGGGCGCCGGCGGCGGAAGCCACATAGGTCAGGGCAACCGCGGCGCCCTCCTTCGCCAGGCGTTGGGCGATGGCGGCGCCGATGCCGCGGGAACCGCCCTGGATGAAAGCGACTTTGCCGTCGAGGGTTTTCTGGATGCTCATGTCAGGTCTCCTGAAAGGTGGGAGTGGGTGGAAGACGGCCCCAGTATTCCCCCGCGATTCACAACCGATAAGCCAGCAATCACTATATTCAGTCGATACCAACAGTTTACGGAGCCCACATGGAAACCCTCAGCAGCATCGAGTGCTTCGTGCGCGCCGCCGAGGCTGGCAGCTTCGCCGAAGCCGCACGGCGCCTGGGCCTGACCCCAGCCGCCGTGGGCAAGAACGTGGCGAAGCTGGAATCCAGCCTGGGGGTTCGTCTGTTCCTGCGCAGCACCCGTCGCCTGACCCTGACCGAAGCCGGTGAACGCTTCCTGGCGGAAGTGAGCGGCGGGCTGGCGAGCATCCAGGGCGCGGTGGCCAACCTCGCCAGCAGCCAGGGCCAGCCGGCGGGCACCCTCAAGGTGAGCATGGGCGTGGCCTTCGGCCGCGACTACATCCTCCCGCACCTGTCCGACTTCCTCGCCCGCTACCCGGCGATCATTCCCGACTGGCACTTCGACAACCGCCCCGTGGACCTGATCGGCGAGGGCTTCGACGCAGCCATCGGCGGTGGTTTCGAACTGCCGCCCGGCGTCATCGCCCGCCAACTGGGGCCGGCCCATCGGGTGCTGCTGGCCTCGCGGGACTACCTGGCGCGTCACCCGCCCATCGAATCGCCGGACGATCTGGCCGGACACGACGGCATCCTCATCCGCTCCCCCCAGACCGGCCGGGTCCGCGCCTGGCCCTTGCGCACCCGCGACAACCGCCAGGCCAGCTTCGAGCTCAAGCTGCGCATGGCCATGAGCGACCCGGAAGCGGCCTGCCACACCGCCCTGCAAGGGTTAGGCATCACCCTGGTGAGTACCGTGCATGCCCTGCCGCACCTGCAACGCGGCAGCCTGGAGCGGGTGCTGCCGGATTGGTACGTGGACACCGGCAGCCTGGCCCTCTATTTCAGCGCGCAGAAGCTGCTGCCGGCCAAGACCCGCGCCTTCATCGACTTCATCGTCGAACGCTTCCGCGCGCAGCGGCTGGCAGAGAAATTCGATGCCAATTGGCGGCCCTGAATGCACGCCGTGCCCCGGTACCCGCCTGAAAGCACTCAGCCCAACCTACGCAGTGCAAACATCGCGGCTCCGTAGGATGGGTAGAGCGAAGCGAAACCCATCAGCAACGGCCAGCGTGCAGGCTGCGCCCTCGCCATCGCGACCCTTGCGAGAAATGAAATAGTCATTATTGGCGGGGATGATTTTTCCCCCTCCCCGCCCGTTGGTAGCCTGCGCGCACTGACCAACACCGCACCGGGGACCTCCATGAAACCTGTACACACCCTTGCCCTGGCCGTAGTGGCGCTGATCCTCGCTGGCTGCGCCAGCCAACCCGAGCAGCGCCCTTACACGGACGCGGAAGTGAAGCAGTTCGCCCTGGAGATGCTCAGCCGCAGCGGCCTGCCTTACGACGATTACGAGAAGATTCGCCAGGCCCTCCTGCATCCGAAGGTGCCCGAGGCGGGGAAAGACCTCCCCGTGCAAGCACCGCGCAAGAGCTGACCCCCGTTCCGGCCGCACGTCCCTAAAGGGTGCCGTCGAAGCTTCGCGGGTAACCGCGGATGGGGAAGTTGCTCCGACGGCCAGGGGCTCTTCTCCGCGGAGCCTTATTGGCATTTTAGTCCCCTCACCTGTTCGCGGGCCGATCACGGCCCAAAGGTGCAAGGTCGGCTTGCCCTCCCTGTCCCGCCCCCGTCACGGTCAAGCCCGTGGTCGGGTTTGGCGATCCGGTTATAACGGGCGCGACAGCCCTTCAGTG contains:
- a CDS encoding LysR family transcriptional regulator; translation: METLSSIECFVRAAEAGSFAEAARRLGLTPAAVGKNVAKLESSLGVRLFLRSTRRLTLTEAGERFLAEVSGGLASIQGAVANLASSQGQPAGTLKVSMGVAFGRDYILPHLSDFLARYPAIIPDWHFDNRPVDLIGEGFDAAIGGGFELPPGVIARQLGPAHRVLLASRDYLARHPPIESPDDLAGHDGILIRSPQTGRVRAWPLRTRDNRQASFELKLRMAMSDPEAACHTALQGLGITLVSTVHALPHLQRGSLERVLPDWYVDTGSLALYFSAQKLLPAKTRAFIDFIVERFRAQRLAEKFDANWRP
- a CDS encoding aldo/keto reductase; amino-acid sequence: MRTGITRAEFLRLSASAALFAMSPFALGAQTSSAPLRRRPIPSSGEALPVVGVGTYRGFDIARNDAEAWADCRQVLEALFAAGGSVIDSSPMYGQAEEAVGGLLTELKDHARAFVATKVWTQGRQQGVKQMQQSMALLQRSRIDLMQVHNLVDWREHLITLRQWKDEGVIRYLGVTHYTASAYDQLEKVLRAEHLDFLQINYSVSDREAEQRILPLARERGVAVLINRPFGGGSLLRTLLQRPLPEWAGDYACTSWPQLLLKFCLSHPAVTCVIPGTGNPRHMLDNLQAGRGMEADQAFRERLIQSV
- a CDS encoding 3-oxoacyl-ACP reductase family protein, whose translation is MSIQKTLDGKVAFIQGGSRGIGAAIAQRLAKEGAAVALTYVASAAGALDVVRAIEAAGGRAIALQADSRDEQAIRAAIRHTVETFGRLDILVNNAGVLAVAPIEAFSIDDLDRTLAVNVRSVVIASQEAARVMGEGGRIITIGSTNAERMPFAGGSVYALSKAAVAGFTKGLARDLGPRGITVNNVQPGPVDTDMNPDQGEFAESLKQIMALPRYGQAEEIASFVAYLAGPEAGYITGANLMIDGGFSA